In [Phormidium] sp. ETS-05, the genomic window ACCATCCTTTTCAGTACCAAATTGCGCCGTTCCCGCGCCACATTCGGATTTACCAGGGGAGAATAATCACTGGGAGCTGGCGGTAGTCCGGCGATCGAAGCCATTTCCGCTAAAGTCAGGTCTTGAACGGACTTGCTGAAATACACCCAAGCCGCATCCGCCACGCCATAAGCACCGGACCCCAAATAAACATGATTCAGGTATTGTTCTAAAAGCTGCTCTTTGGTTAACTCCCGCTCCAGCTTCATCGCCAGCATCGCTTCCCGGATTTTGCGTCCCAGGTTGCGCTCCTGAGTCAGGAAGACCACCCGAGCTAACTGCTGGGTGATGGTACTAGCTCCTTGCACTACCTCTCTGGCCAAGATATTGGAGACAGTGGCTCGGATAATCCCTTGATAGTCGATACCGTGATGGTCGTAAAAGCGGCTATCTTCCGAAGCGATGAAGGCTTCAATCAGTCCCTGGGGGATTTGGTTGATTTTCACCTTTTCCCGCGTTGCCGGACCGATTTGCTGCAAAATCGTGCCGTCACTTGCGGAAATCGTCAGGCTGCCATCACGAACAAAAGTAAAGATTTCTGCTGTGTCGGGCAAGCTCTTTTCTAGCTGCCACCAAGCCACACCAATACTACCAACACCAGCGGCGATCGCGACACCCCCCAACCCAACCCAAAAATACCGGCGGCGATACAGGGGTTTGCCTTGGGGTTTCTTGGCTTGGTAGTTATCTAGAAGTAATGATGCCAGCTTCGGGGAACCATCCTGGAGCATTAGAGAAAAGGCAAAAATCATCACCTGTTCCACTCGGACAGTTGGCTGCTGGGCTTCGCTGGTTAGGGTTGCCCCAGATTCTGCCTCCTCAGCTAAATTCAAATCCCCATCCCCGGTTCCCTGCAAACCGTCTTCGCCTCTAGCCCAGCTTTCTGATGATGCAGCTACCACTAAGGCGCCAGGATTTTGATTATCCTCTCCACTGCTGGGATTACTAATGGTTTCATTAGTTGCTTGGTTAAATGAAAAACTGCTCTCAGTGGCGCCAGCACTCTCCCCTGGTTTTTCCGTAGTCAATTCCTCTGCTGGTAGGGAAACCTCAGTAGCGATCGCTTCGCTGGTATTGTTCGCTACATTTGTCAACGCCGGTGGCGAAGTTTCATCCCTACTGAGGGGTTGCACCATCTCATCAAGGGCTCTGGGTTCGGCATTACCCACCAAGGTAGTTGCCGATTCGCCCTTGCTGCTCTTTATTGTCGCCAATTCCGGTATTTGCCCGCTCCCGCTGATGGGTTCGGGGGTCTCCCAACTTGCCGAGACAACTTGGTTTTCTGGGGAATTGTCACCACCGATCGCCTCTACCGATGACCGCTTTAGCGCCATCAGCTTTTGGGAAATTCCTTTGATGTTGAACATAAACTTACCCACTTCCACTCCTCATGCACCACCAATCGCTGGTTATTGGGTTTTATTGTATGTTTTGGGAGCGGGATTTGCACGAAAAGCCCACGGCTGATATCTCCGTGGGGCGCACTCAGTTGCTAATTGGCAATCAGGATGGGGTTGAGCTACTGAACCTTTCAACCAGCATGGCCGATCGCCAATGCTGTCACCAGCATTCCCAAAACCAGAAATGGCTGGGCAGAAGCCTGATATTTCACGTCATTTTCCAGCGGATTGCGCAGAAAATACATATCCTGAAAAGTGATTTGGGGAATCACCAGCAGGGCAAGAATTGCTGCATAGAGGTTTTGATGGATACTGACTAAGTACCCAGCAATCCCAAACTGGAAAGTGTCAATCATCACCACACAAATCCAGGCTGCTGTAGTGACACCAAACATGACGGGCAGAGATTTCAAACCTAGTTGCCGGTCGCCTTCGACGCTCTTAAAGTCGTTAACGATGGCAATGCCCAATCCGGCCATACTGTAGATTAATGTCAAAATCATAATTTTGGCATCAATGGTGCCAAACAGCGCTTGACCAGCCCACCAAGGTAGGGCGATGTAGCTGGAACCGAGGGCATAATTGCCGAGCCAGCCGTTTTGCTTCAGCTTTAACGGTGGGGCGGAATAGATGTAGGAGAGGAAAGAGCCGCCTACCGCCAGGACGGTAATGGTGGGGAATTGATGACCCGCCCAAGTATCCAGGAGGTATGCTACGGCAATGCCACCCAACAGCAGCACAACTATCTGGGTGACGACTTGGGGAATGGAGATGGCTCCAGAGGGGATGGGGCGGTAGGGTTCGTTAATGGCATCAATTTCCCGATCGTAAAAATCGTTAATCGTTTGGGTATATCCCGCCAGTAACGGCCCAGACATCAGCATACAAGCAGCAGCAATCAAAACATGTTCTAGCTTCCACTCGTATTGCCCGGAAGCGGCAGCTCCGCAGACCACCCCCCAAATTAGGGGGATCCAAGTGATGGGTTTCATCAGTTGCAGCCGGATTTTCCAAATCGATGTCTCTTTGACATCCGCTCCCTTCATCCCCAATAATTGCCGGGTTTTTGCTGAATCTGTCATTTGTCTAATAGTCCTTTGTCCTTGGTCCTTGGTCATTTGTCACTTGTCCTTTGTCACTTGTCCCTTGGTACGGGCACGGCGTCATAAATATTTGGGTTAAACGAACTATCTTAATGATGCCGTGCCCCTACAGTCCCTTGTCACTTGTCACTTGTCTCTTTTCCTTTGTATGAATAAACAAAAGACAAAGAATTCTTAACTATTATCACTTGTATGAACAGACAAAGGACAAATGACAAATGACAAATGACAAATAACAAAAGTTAAAAAGAAATGGTTAAATAGCCATTTTGAAATTTAGCGCCCTTGACGGGTTTGCCTTTGAGCTGTTCGGGGAGGAAGATATTCCGCCTTTGGTCTCCCGCTTCGATCGTCACTTCTGGGCCATATTGGGTCAGTTTGACTTGCTTTTTGTCAAAAGTGGGCAAAAATAACCGCACTTGGCTAGAGGCAATGTCTATCTCTACCGGGCGGGGTGCCTTCTGTGCTTGGCTGAAGTCGGGCAGCGCGGATATTAGGGGTTGCCAGTCGTCGCTAGTGCGTTGGGGCACCCAAGTCACTGGCAAGGGGGCAAATTCTTCGGCCATAGGCGATGTGGGCGGAGTCTGGTTAAACAAAACGCCGCCAATAGTCAGGCCCACTTGTTGGGCACTACCCCACAGATAGCGACCGGTGGCTACTGCTGCTGCATCCGTCGTGGTGACAACGTAGGCGATGACGCGGTTGGGGTCGTTTACTGCTGCTTTCCCATCTTCTAAAAGATTGGTGGTTTCCCGCCCCGGTTTGCCTCCGAAGTCTTCGAGTGACCAACTGACATTGAACACGGCTGCAGTTACGGGTTGCACGAACGGAGAGAGGGCTTTTCCCAGTTCTGAATTCGCCAAGACACCGCGAAACCGCCGCCAATACCAACTGAGAATTTCTGGCATCCCCAACATCCGCAGGGTGTCTTTATCGCCGCTACCGTCATAAACGATCGCGTCATATTCCCCGCTAGCATCGTATTCCCGGAGGGCATTCAGCGCTAAGGCTGAGTCCATCCCGGGCAATACTCCCAGTTCGCTGCCATATACTTCTTTGAAAAATGGCGTGCGGATATATTCAGCTTCCAGCTTTTTGAGTTGTTCCCAAGCGCTTTCTAGCAATGCGGCACTTTGTAGCTGCACTACTTTGAGGTTGGGGGCAAGAACCACTGGTTCTGCGCTAGCCACACCAAGCAGAGCTAATAAACCTGGACTGGAGTCGGAGGCGGCGAGCAGAACTCGCTTACCCGAGGCGGCTAACTTCTTGGCAGCGGCGATCGCTATTGTGGTTTTCCCGGTGCCACCTTTACCCAAAAACGTCAAAATCACGGCCATATCTCGATAACCCTCAAGCCTCTAGACGTTCTATGTTAACCTCTCTGGGCTGAAGGGGGCGACCAGACGCCGCCCCTAACCAAAGGTAAACCACGTAGGGACACAGCATGCCGTGTCCCTCGCGCCGTTTCCCTATACGGTTTGGACTTCATCCTCAAAAAACCACGTGGCCAACCCGTTGCCAAAATCGACCACTACCCCGACACCGCTACCGTCTGTCATTTTGAAGCCGGTAACTGTGCCGACGGGATTTTCCTTGATTTTCTGGATTTTGTCCGCTGACATAGATTGTCTCAGGCGGAGGACTTTTACCTTTTGACCTATTTCCATTGCCAATCTCTGGGGTGTTTCCTCTCATCGAACCATTCCACAGTTTATCAGCGCTTGCATCCCCATCCAAATTTTTTCCCCCATCTCCCCGTCTCCCCGTCTCCCCGTCTCCCCGTCTCCCCGTCTCCCCGTCCCCCCGCTAAAGCCCTCACCCCCGGCCCCTCTCACTCGGGGGGAGAGGGGAGTAAGAGGGAGGAGAGGGGGAAGAGGGGGAAGCAACCATCCTCCCACCCATCCCGCCCTTCCCCCTCTTGCTCCCCTTTCTCCCTACCTGGGAGAAAGGGGTTGGGGGATAGAGGGCAAGATAAAAAACCTGCACCTGTAAGGCCCCCCCCATCTCCCCGTCTCCCCGTCTCCCCGTCTCCCCGTCTCCCCGTCTCCCCGTCCCCTGGAGTCTTAAAATTGTGCAGTAACTAGGTAGTCATGCCATGCTTGCCAAAAGAATTTTGCCCTGTTTGGATGTCAAAGCCGGTCGGGTGGTCAAGGGAGTTAATTTTGTTAATCTCCAGGATGCGGGGGACCCGGTGGAACTGGCGCGTGCTTACAATGATGCGGGTGCTGATGAGTTGGTGTTTCTGGATATCACTGCTACCCATGAGGCTAGGGACATCATTATTGATGTGGTGTATCGCACGGCGGAACAGGTGTTTATCCCCTTGACGGTGGGGGGTGGCATCCAATCCTTAGAAATGATTAAAAGATTGTTACGTGCTGGGGCCGATAAGGTGAGTATCAATTCGGCGGCGGTGCGGGACCCGGAGTTTATCGATCGCTCTAGCGATCGTTTTGGCAACCAGTGCATTGTGGTGGCGATCGATGCCAGACGGCGCACGGATCCCACCAATCCGGGCTGGGATGTTTATGTGCGTGGGGGGAGGGAAAATACGGGTATTGATGCTATTTCTTGGGCGATAGAAGCGCAAAAGCGCGGCGCAGGTGAACTGCTTGTTACCAGTATGGATGCTGACGGCACCCAAGCTGGTTATGACTTGGAGCTAACCCGCACGATCGCTGAGTCTGTGGAAATTCCTGTGATTGCCTCCGGTGGTGCGGGCAACTGTCACCACATTTATGAGGCGGTGACTGTTGGCAAATCAGAAGCCGCGTTACTGGCTTCTTTGCTCCACTACGGGCAGCTTACGGTTGCTGAGATTAAAAACTATCTTGCACAAAATCAAGTGCCCGTGCGGCTGTAGCGACGCCCCATGTGCCCCAGTTTCCCCCTACTTGGGGGAAATTTGCCCAATTGTTAAGTATTTCCGCAAGCTGGCGCCAATTGCCGCAGCAAATGTTACAATACTTAACGTATAGGCAAATATATGTAAATTTATGAGCTTAATTCTCATAGTCGCGATCGTCTTAATCGCCTGGTCCTTGCACCTGATGCGGCAAGCGTTCGCTCAACATGAATTATCTCTAATGCTCGCAGGCACCCTCGTGGCAATGGCTGCAGCCGCTACGATCGGTGTATATTTCGTTATGGCAGACTATATGTTCTACATCCAGGAAATGGCCCAACACTCCGCCGCTGTCAACCTCAGTCAACATCCCTATCCCGTAGCTGCCTTCACATGGCAAGACATGGAAAATCTCACCCCCGAAACCGTGGAACTCTCCTCTCTCTTACGCTGATGTCCCCACGGGCTGTTTGACAAACCCCTAAAACCTAGTTAGGGCAAGCGTTTCCGCCATAATTAACAAAAATTTAACCAAAATCAAAAAAATTTTTCCAAAACCACTTGACAAACTATCTGGGTATAGGTCATTATAATTAAGGCAGTAAGGGGCTATAGCTCAGTTGGTAGAGCACCTCAATGGCATTGAGGGGGCCAGCGGTTCGAGTCCGCTTAGCTCCATAAGCAAAACCCAAAAGCCACGGGCGGATCTTCGCTCAGTGGCTTTTTTGCTGCGGTATCCATTTTACTCAGAATTTACTCCCTCAGTCAAGAAACCGGGTTTCTGGGGTTCGTACCTTTGGTGCATTCATATATCAAAGAAGGGCACGGCGCGATCGAGATTTTTCGTGAAAGCGATATATTAATGATGCCGTGCCCCTACGAATAAATTCTATTGTAATTTCATATGAAAAATTAAATGTGGTAGGGGCACGGCATCATCAACCTCCATCGAAAAACCCAGATATTGATAACGCCGTGCCCCCCTGGGATTCGTTTGGTACATTCATATATCAAAGAAGGGCAAGGCGCGATCGAGATTTTCCGTGAAAGCGGGGTTTAACGATGCCGTGCCCCTACCCTAGGCAAGAAACCGGGTTTCTCTGGAGATTTCTCGTACCTTGACGAAAATTATTCATAAGAAACCGGGTTTCTGGGGTCCGTGCCCTCCACCCTAGGCAAGAAACCGGGTTTCTCTGGAGATTTCTCGTACCTTGACGAAAATTATTCATAAGAAACCGGGTTTCTGGGGCCAAAAGTCTCCCTGGTCCCCCCGATGGTGGGGGACATTATTTTTTACACTATAAGTAATTGACCTGCAACCCAATTGTTATTTCGTGGCTAAATCATCACAACCCAATCCAGAAACGGAACCCAACCTGCTCCGGACTCCCCTCTACGAGCTATCCGCTGCCCTCAATGCGAGGATGACTCCCTTTTCCGGTTGGGAAATGCCGGTACAATACACGGGAGTGGTGGAAGAACACACCAAAGTCCGCACCGCCGCCGGGATGTTCGATATTTCCCATATGGGCAAATTTGCCGTCCAAGGGGAAAATCTCTTAGAGGCATTTCAATATCTCGTCCCCTCGGACTTAACCACCCTGCAACCGGGGGAGGCGAAATATACCTTACTGCTCAACCCCTCTGGCGGCATTATCGATGACATCATCTTCTATTACCAAGGTAGGAGCGATACGGGTGTCCAGCGGGGGATGACTATTGTCAACGCCGCTACCTGTAGCAAAGATTGGGAATGGCTGCAAACTCACCTAGCGGGAACTGGGGTGCAGTTACAAGACTTATCCCGGCAAAAAGTGCTAATTGCGGTGCAAGGTCCCCAAGCTGAGGAAAAATTACAGCAGTTTGTGGCGACCAATTTATCGGAGTTGCGCTCTTTTGGCCATATAGAAACTCTGGTTTTGGCTGAACCGGCTTTTATGGCTCGTACTGGCTACACCGGTGAGGATGGGTTTGAGGTGATGCTGAACCCGGAGGTGGGAGCGAGGCTTTGGCAGGAACTGTTGGCGGTGGGTGTCACCCCCTGCGGTTTGGGAGCTAGGGATACTCTCCGTCTGGAAGCTGCAATGGCACTTTATGGCCAAGATATCGATGACAACACTACTCCCCTAGAGGCGGGTTTGGGTTTTTGCGTGCAGTTGGAGGCAAAAGGGGATTTTATTGGTCGGGAAGTTTTGGCGGCGCAAAAGCAAAATGGTGTAGAGCGGCGGTTGGTGGCGTTGGAAATGTCGGGACGCGGTATCCCTCGCCACGGCTATCCGGTGTTGTTTGAGGGTCAAAGGGTGGGAGAAATTACCAGCGGTTCTTGGTCGCCTACTTTGTCGCGGGCGATCGGCATTGCCTATGTACCCACCCATTTCGCTAAAATAGGCCAAGAGCTAGAAGTAGAAATTCGCGGCAAACTTTACCCTGTGGTGGTGGTGAAAAAACCTTTTTATCGCTCTCCTCATCGCCAGAAGTAACAGTAGGGTGGGCAGTACCCTGCCCACCCTACAATCTCTTGATTCGGTAAAAGATTCCGGTGGGCAGGGTACTGCCCACCCTACAATCTCAAAGCATGGAATTATGAGTATCAAAGAAAAACCCCGGTTTCCTAATCCGCGATTTTTTGGTCAGCTTTTAATCTTTTTAGGCGGATTGCTGCTGCTGTCTAATATTGTTTTATCTACGTTTTTTGCTCCCAGAATTCAGCGAGTCGCTTATAGCTTGTTTATCTCTCAGGTGGAAGATGGCAAAGTGCTGCAAGTGCTACTAGGAGAAAATGAAATCCGCTACCAGATTAAGGATGAAGAAGGTAAGCCAGGGCGGATTTTAGCCACTACTCCGATATTTGATTTAGAATTGCCTAAGCGACTGGAAGCTAAAGGAGTGATATTCGGCGCTCCTCCTCCGGCGCAAAATCCCTGGGTGGGAACTTTGCTCAGTTGGGTGATACCGCCGTTGATTTTAGTCCTGGTGTGGCAATATTTCCTCAATCGCAATAGTGAACCGCAAGGGGCTTTGTCTATCAATAAGAGCAAAGCTAAAGTTTATGTGCAAGATGATGCGAAAAAAATCACTTTTAACGATGTGGCGGGAGTGGATGAAGCGAAAGCGGAGTTAGCGGAAATTGTGGAATTTCTGAAAAATCCCCAGCGCTACAATGAAATTGGGGCACGGATTCCTAAAGGGGTGCTATTAGTTGGACCGCCGGGAACGGGAAAAACTTTGCTGGCGAAAGCGGTGGCGGGAGAGGCGGGGGTGCCTTTTTTTAGTATTTCTGGTAGCGAATTTGTGGAGCTGTTTGTAGGGACGGGTGCGGCGCGGGTGCGGGATTTGTTTGAACAGGCAAAACAGAAGGCACCTTGTATTATTTTTATTGATGAGTTGGATGCGATCGGCAAGTCTCGCGCTAGCGGCAATTTCTACAGTGGTGGTAATGATGAGCGAGAACAAACTCTCAACCAGTTGCTGACAGAAATGGATGGTTTCGCGGCGGGGGATGCGACGGTGATTGTGTTGGCGGCGACTAATCGCCCCGAGGCTTTAGACCGAGCTTTACGGCGTCCGGGACGGTTTGACCGGCAAGTTTTGGTAGATAGGCCAGATTTGGCGGGAAGAGAAGAGATTTTGCGGATTTATGCCCAAAAAGTGAAGGTGGAACCGGAGGTGGATTTACACGCGATCGCCACCATTACCCCCGGTTTCGGTGGTGCTGATTTGGCTAATTTGGTGAATGAAGCGGCTTTGCTGGCGGCTCGTTACCACCGATCGGCGGTGACGCAAGCTGATTTTGCCGAGGCGATCGAGCGGGTAATTGCGGGTTTGGAGAAGAAAAGCCGCGTCCTGGGAGATAAAGAGAAAAAAATCGTGGCTTATCACGAAGTGGGTCACGCGATCGTCGGCGCCGCCATGCCGGGAGTTGCTAAAGTTTCTAAAATCTCTATTGTGCCTCGGGGGATGTCCGCTCTTGGCTATACCCTGCAGCTTCCCACAGAAGACCGGTTTTTGATGGCAGAAGGTGAAATTCGCTCTGAAATTGCCACCCTTCTTGGGGGACGCGCTGCTGAAGAAATTGTTTTTGCTACTGTCACTACTGGCGCTGGTAACGACTTGCAGCGAGCGACAGACTTGGCGCAACAGATGGTGACAACTTATGGTATGAGTAAAGTCCTGGGCTTGGTGGCTTATGACACAACCTCTGGCAAGAGCTTTCTTGATGGCCAGATGAATTCCCGCCGCCTCATCAGCGAGCAAACGGCATTAGCCATTGATGAAGAGGTGAAACAAATCATTGAATCTGCTCACGAGCAAGCCTTGATGATTCTGGAGCGAAACCGGGACATTATGGAGACGATCGCCCAACAAATCTTAGCCAAAGAAGTCATCGAGGGGGAAGAGTTGCAAAATCTGTTAAAGCAGGTGCAACCCCTACCCGCCATTAGTGAGGAAACTTAATTACAGCGTTTTGCTTGTCGATCGCCGCTATTTCCCTCACCCCAACCCCTCTCCCAGAAAGGGAGAGGGGCTTTTCAGGAATATCAAAGTCCCTCTCCCTTTTTGGGAGAGGGATTTAGGGTGAGGGCTGTCTTCGGATGTGGGGTTTAACCAAAAAACAATTACAGCGTTTTGCTTGTCGATCGCCGCTATTTC contains:
- a CDS encoding penicillin-binding protein 1A — encoded protein: MFNIKGISQKLMALKRSSVEAIGGDNSPENQVVSASWETPEPISGSGQIPELATIKSSKGESATTLVGNAEPRALDEMVQPLSRDETSPPALTNVANNTSEAIATEVSLPAEELTTEKPGESAGATESSFSFNQATNETISNPSSGEDNQNPGALVVAASSESWARGEDGLQGTGDGDLNLAEEAESGATLTSEAQQPTVRVEQVMIFAFSLMLQDGSPKLASLLLDNYQAKKPQGKPLYRRRYFWVGLGGVAIAAGVGSIGVAWWQLEKSLPDTAEIFTFVRDGSLTISASDGTILQQIGPATREKVKINQIPQGLIEAFIASEDSRFYDHHGIDYQGIIRATVSNILAREVVQGASTITQQLARVVFLTQERNLGRKIREAMLAMKLERELTKEQLLEQYLNHVYLGSGAYGVADAAWVYFSKSVQDLTLAEMASIAGLPPAPSDYSPLVNPNVARERRNLVLKRMVEVGYITSEEAAAAAAEPLAVKPSQPKRLVVEAPYFTSYILKELPKYVSADELEVGGLTVETTINRQWQKMAEEAVKEVVDLDGPMQGFNQGALVAIDPRNGQIKAMVGGRDYTESEFNRVTQAQRQPGSTFKGFVYATAIAAGFSPYDSYEDANFIVDGYKPRNYSGKYRGWMSLRDALASSINVVAVKTLIDVGFEPVIKLAYSMGIKSELKPTYSLALGGSEVNLLELTSAYGTIAARGKQVPAHGIVRVTNRRGKIIYQAQFQPKTALDPDSASIMDWMLEGVVNYGTGGAAQLWDRPVAGKTGTSDEAKDLWFIGYIPQLVAGVWLGNDESYPTWGSSSTAAYAWRLFMEKAVKGMAVEKFPELPELDDRKGTIKAQPVTPGYTVYGDTTPDKPEDAEKAYDGTGDSTGDSTGYY
- the chlG gene encoding chlorophyll synthase ChlG, giving the protein MTKDQGQRTIRQMTDSAKTRQLLGMKGADVKETSIWKIRLQLMKPITWIPLIWGVVCGAAASGQYEWKLEHVLIAAACMLMSGPLLAGYTQTINDFYDREIDAINEPYRPIPSGAISIPQVVTQIVVLLLGGIAVAYLLDTWAGHQFPTITVLAVGGSFLSYIYSAPPLKLKQNGWLGNYALGSSYIALPWWAGQALFGTIDAKIMILTLIYSMAGLGIAIVNDFKSVEGDRQLGLKSLPVMFGVTTAAWICVVMIDTFQFGIAGYLVSIHQNLYAAILALLVIPQITFQDMYFLRNPLENDVKYQASAQPFLVLGMLVTALAIGHAG
- a CDS encoding ArsA family ATPase; this translates as MAVILTFLGKGGTGKTTIAIAAAKKLAASGKRVLLAASDSSPGLLALLGVASAEPVVLAPNLKVVQLQSAALLESAWEQLKKLEAEYIRTPFFKEVYGSELGVLPGMDSALALNALREYDASGEYDAIVYDGSGDKDTLRMLGMPEILSWYWRRFRGVLANSELGKALSPFVQPVTAAVFNVSWSLEDFGGKPGRETTNLLEDGKAAVNDPNRVIAYVVTTTDAAAVATGRYLWGSAQQVGLTIGGVLFNQTPPTSPMAEEFAPLPVTWVPQRTSDDWQPLISALPDFSQAQKAPRPVEIDIASSQVRLFLPTFDKKQVKLTQYGPEVTIEAGDQRRNIFLPEQLKGKPVKGAKFQNGYLTISF
- a CDS encoding DUF2862 domain-containing protein is translated as MAMEIGQKVKVLRLRQSMSADKIQKIKENPVGTVTGFKMTDGSGVGVVVDFGNGLATWFFEDEVQTV
- the hisF gene encoding imidazole glycerol phosphate synthase subunit HisF, which encodes MLAKRILPCLDVKAGRVVKGVNFVNLQDAGDPVELARAYNDAGADELVFLDITATHEARDIIIDVVYRTAEQVFIPLTVGGGIQSLEMIKRLLRAGADKVSINSAAVRDPEFIDRSSDRFGNQCIVVAIDARRRTDPTNPGWDVYVRGGRENTGIDAISWAIEAQKRGAGELLVTSMDADGTQAGYDLELTRTIAESVEIPVIASGGAGNCHHIYEAVTVGKSEAALLASLLHYGQLTVAEIKNYLAQNQVPVRL
- the gcvT gene encoding glycine cleavage system aminomethyltransferase GcvT, which translates into the protein MAKSSQPNPETEPNLLRTPLYELSAALNARMTPFSGWEMPVQYTGVVEEHTKVRTAAGMFDISHMGKFAVQGENLLEAFQYLVPSDLTTLQPGEAKYTLLLNPSGGIIDDIIFYYQGRSDTGVQRGMTIVNAATCSKDWEWLQTHLAGTGVQLQDLSRQKVLIAVQGPQAEEKLQQFVATNLSELRSFGHIETLVLAEPAFMARTGYTGEDGFEVMLNPEVGARLWQELLAVGVTPCGLGARDTLRLEAAMALYGQDIDDNTTPLEAGLGFCVQLEAKGDFIGREVLAAQKQNGVERRLVALEMSGRGIPRHGYPVLFEGQRVGEITSGSWSPTLSRAIGIAYVPTHFAKIGQELEVEIRGKLYPVVVVKKPFYRSPHRQK
- the ftsH gene encoding ATP-dependent zinc metalloprotease FtsH, which encodes MSIKEKPRFPNPRFFGQLLIFLGGLLLLSNIVLSTFFAPRIQRVAYSLFISQVEDGKVLQVLLGENEIRYQIKDEEGKPGRILATTPIFDLELPKRLEAKGVIFGAPPPAQNPWVGTLLSWVIPPLILVLVWQYFLNRNSEPQGALSINKSKAKVYVQDDAKKITFNDVAGVDEAKAELAEIVEFLKNPQRYNEIGARIPKGVLLVGPPGTGKTLLAKAVAGEAGVPFFSISGSEFVELFVGTGAARVRDLFEQAKQKAPCIIFIDELDAIGKSRASGNFYSGGNDEREQTLNQLLTEMDGFAAGDATVIVLAATNRPEALDRALRRPGRFDRQVLVDRPDLAGREEILRIYAQKVKVEPEVDLHAIATITPGFGGADLANLVNEAALLAARYHRSAVTQADFAEAIERVIAGLEKKSRVLGDKEKKIVAYHEVGHAIVGAAMPGVAKVSKISIVPRGMSALGYTLQLPTEDRFLMAEGEIRSEIATLLGGRAAEEIVFATVTTGAGNDLQRATDLAQQMVTTYGMSKVLGLVAYDTTSGKSFLDGQMNSRRLISEQTALAIDEEVKQIIESAHEQALMILERNRDIMETIAQQILAKEVIEGEELQNLLKQVQPLPAISEET